The genomic interval GCTATAATATGTATGCATCTTGTTTGTGATGTTATTGCAATTCCAAGGGAAATTTTTCGAAGTAAAATCCTAACTCAAATGTGTGATGCTACAAATTGTTATTAAGTAGTAGTAGACTAGTCTTTGTATTCCTTCcaatttctattattattattgtgacTAGCCAGCCACTAGGCAGCCTAACCCTCTTTTAGCCAAAACTACAAGGAAGGTAAATGACTGTACCGCCCACTCTTACACAACATAGCAGCCGTATCAAACCCAGACAATGAGATAGTTCAACTCGATACTCGCTCAATCCCCATAGAGCAAAAAGGCACCGCAACGGGCCTTGCCATATGTACTGAGGTAGCTGGCCTCTGACGGGAGACACGGCCAACCTTACAGCAGTAATTGAAGCGGGTGAGTCCAAGTggtaatttcttcttcttgcatAATCAAGTTCATAAGTTTCTTATTGAAGTCACTTCACCACAGCCACAAAATTCAACAGTTTCACTGCAAACTCTGTAATCTAGGGATATCAATGAGAAGGCTTGTATCTGATGTTATGAAAATTACTGGAAAATTACAGCTTGTAACATTCCCTCTTGCAAGAGtaataatcaaattacaaACCCCCACATAGTACATTAGTCAACACAAAACTTCAAACCGCATTCAGTAGTCAGTGAAATTACATGACAAACAGCATACTTAGTTTCTCTTTATCTATATTACATTAATAAGTACAAAACTTCAAACCGCAAAACTGAAGTTGGTGAAGTCACGTGACAAGACATTTTCTCGTGTTCAACGCATGTTGCATAACTTTTCTACAGTTCAAGCATCATTGAATTGCAGGCATGCTGCATAATCCTTAGGCCAGCCGTCATTATTGAATTGCTGGCCACTTAGCTGTATAGTTTTGAAGCAGTGGTTGTCATTTCCTCTGAAAACACACTTATCGGGTTTGGTGCAGAATAATTGGAGCCCCATGTTGTGGTTGAAGAGTTATGACTGTAATAGGAGAATGAGTGTAAGAGGCCGAGATCTCAAATGTAAAATTCTGAAGAATCATAGCCAGAGCCATCTTTGCTTCTATCATGGCAAAGTTTTGGCCTAAACAGATTCTAGGACCCCAACCAAACGTATAGAAAGCAAGTTGATCCATTGATGCTTTCGCAACTCCATCAGCAAATCTATCCGGATTAAACTCGTCAGCATCACTGCCCCAGTACATAGGATCGTGATGAAGAAGTAAAAGCGGCAATGTTATTTCTACGCCGGGCGGGACAGAGAATCCTCCAATGTTGATACGTTGGCGTGTATATCGAAACAGAGCCGTCACAGGGGGATACAATCTAAGGACCTCATGTAATATCATCGACACCTGCAATGACATGTATGTAGCAACTTTTGAAGCAACAACTTATAAGTCAATATATGATAATGTAATTTGTGAATTAAAACAACTAATACTTACAATCTTGAGGCGATTTAAATCTTCTATGTCAGGCATTTTCTTGCCACAAGTGTTTAGAACTTCTTCTCTGGCCTTTTCTTGCCAATTTGGGTGCATACATAAAATGATCATTGTCCATGTAAGCAAGTTTGCTGTGGTTTCTTGGCCAGCAAAGTAGAACAATTTGCATTCCTCAATAACatcttcaattttcaaatcattttcagTTTGTTCTGTGCATTTTAACAACATGCCCAAAAGATCATCATCGTTGCTTGATTGTTTGTTCATTAGCATAGCTTGTTCTTTTTTCCGGATAATACCCCATAACGCTGCTTTGATCTCCTTATCAAGATTGTGTctttttttgttgcttttaGTGGGTAAAAATCTGTGTcagaaatacaaaattaatcatCAAAATGTATGTAAATTAATCCAGAATTCTTAAAGAGGTAtctttatctctctctctctctattatATGGTATGGTACCTTAAACCCGGAAAGTACATGGCATGATGAGCTTCGAGAACTAATGCAATTTGCTGTTTTTGAAGTTCAAATATCCTTTTTCCCTCTTCATAGCTGCTTCCAAAAGCTGTGCGAGCGATGACATCTCCAGCCAGAGTGTTAAATTCGGGGGCTACATCAATTTCACATGATCCTGAGCAACCAAGCTTCTTCCATCGGTTGATTAGATCAATGCAACTACTAGAAAATGCTGTCGCCATTCCCTGCTTATAAATAAGAATGTATAAAAAAGCTAGACAAAATTAAGGGAGACTACTATTTTTCCAGTTTTTACGACTTATTCTTCCACAGTTTAATAACAATCAGTTGCTCTTTTGCTgtcaaaattttcacaaaaaaaaaaactaattccCTCCAGAAAACAATGgctattttcaatttttctagtAGCGAAACATTAAGAAAACTGTGAGAGTGTGAGCACCCTAAAATTAACTTATGGAATGTGCACAAGGATTAAAGAGACACCTTTAACTTGTGAAGGTGAAAAGCTGGAGTGATCAACTTTCTACGTTTTGCCCATGACTCTCCTTCCAAGGTTGAAACTCCTTTTTGCAGAAGATCTACAAGAGGGTTCAATGGTGGCTTGATAATGTGACCGGACTTGTCTCCTAATACTAACCTGATCAGCTCAGGCTCGGCTACTGTAAGCCTAGGCCTTGTTCCGTTCCAACCCAGAGAGAATTTACCTGATTCAATAACAGAGGCAGTGAGTGTGAGTGTGAGCTTTCgtccaattaattaaattttgtaatcaGTGAATGATTACCATATTTTTGAACCGTCTGATGGATGAAAGGAAGGACATAAGGCACAATCTTATGATTCAAAGACATGGGCTTGGACCATGATTCTAGAGAAGCCCTTAACATCTCTTCCTTTTCACCTTGGAACAGACTATAAGAAGTGCCCTTGATCCCTTGACTCCTGAAATTCTTCTCCGAGCTTTTGGGTTTCCACCATAAGGTGTACACGACTCCAAGAAGGCCACAGAAAATTAGAGAAGAGATAGGGATCACAAAGATTGTGAAGAAAATGcaattttccattttccacCCTTTATCAGAAGAATTCAGAATTCAGGCTCAGGTTTGCTGGATTCTGTGAAATTTTCTGAGgaatttatagaattttccATTAACTTAAGCTTTATTGTAAAGAACTTGTTGTATGAATAGGAATTTACCTGCCCCACATTTCCTTCGGAGAAGGACATGTTGTGTGAGTGTGCTCTTTGACTTTTGTGCGAGTTTTTATCATTGTAATTTGTTCTGTTAATTTGTGCTTCACTGGTGAGCCTGTAGCTGATGATCTTCAAATTTTACAGTGATTCAACAGTTGAACAACTTATTATGAGTAATGATGTATACTTCAGTTAGCTGACAGagagaatataataattaaatatgaattaCATTTGTgtgtctctctctctatatatatgtatattaacaatatttaacaaaaacacactcaaaatgaattttttttggggaaaaaaaaacgcCCTAACCTACCgtcctttttaattatttttgtcaccCTTTGTCAACAAATTTGTGTTTAggcttttccctttttttattttaattttcgttaattttatattcaatgaagcaaagcaaaaacaaatctCAGGTTGGTTTTTGAACAACTAGCAGTCTATTGCGactgtttgttttattttattttctaaattattttataaaattaatttaatattttatgcttTCATGCTCGTTCATGTGATATTCGTGTCGCACTCGATCCCATTTATACTACTCCAACCCATTCAATATCTCTATGactttcaataaaaaaacatgaaaTTGCAAGTTAAATGCCGGAATAGTCTATATATACTTTACAACATTAGGAAAATCTATCCATATATCTTCGTCAAATCTATCCATATATGTTCGTCTCGAAAACTAAACCCTCAACTTTCTCTTTGTGATGTGATGAGAGACAGGAAGTAAAAGTCACCCATAACAACGAGTTTTGagttatatattaatttttttgataaaagatattttaagcgaatatgtttatattttacGAAAGTCTTTAATACTTCTAGAACATTACTCCTTATTCATTCAATACTCACcacatatgtatatattttatttcattgaaagATACATGTGATAAAAGAATAGATGAAAAAATAACAGTGCTCAGAGCACCTAAGatatatcattttaaaacattaccaattaatcaatttcaacCATATGGGTTAAAAAATCCAACATAATGGCAGAAAACTTTTTCGCATTAACAGTCAAAACTAGTAAAATGCTATTGACCATTTCTATTCTTGATGCCCGTTGCCCACTCCTTTGAATAAAACCTCTCGTATGTGTCAATCCTTGGAGAtcaagcatatatatatataaaaaaaaaaaagttagacCCGTTGATCGATGATTGCATTACTCAAGTGATCTTTGTTGACTTATGGAGAAAACATTGATGGTAATGACCCCATTATGCCGTGCCCCGCAAGAGTTTGATTATTTGGATTCAACGAACGGATTATCAAAGAGTCCACGGGAAAGAGCAGACAAGCAAGCAAGACCAATGGTGCCCCCCGCCTGTTGGTTATTACAAAGTCAATGTGGATGCAGCTGTCCACGCAGAGCAGCAGCTCACAGGCCTGGGGGTTGTTATCAGAAACTCTCAAGGGCAAGTTATAGTGGCAGCATTCAAAAGCACAAAATTCGAAGATAATGTCACAGCAGCAAAAGCTGAGGCGGTCAAATGGGGGCTGG from Citrus sinensis cultivar Valencia sweet orange chromosome 9, DVS_A1.0, whole genome shotgun sequence carries:
- the LOC102616279 gene encoding cytochrome P450 CYP72A616-like, which encodes MENCIFFTIFVIPISSLIFCGLLGVVYTLWWKPKSSEKNFRSQGIKGTSYSLFQGEKEEMLRASLESWSKPMSLNHKIVPYVLPFIHQTVQKYGKFSLGWNGTRPRLTVAEPELIRLVLGDKSGHIIKPPLNPLVDLLQKGVSTLEGESWAKRRKLITPAFHLHKLKGMATAFSSSCIDLINRWKKLGCSGSCEIDVAPEFNTLAGDVIARTAFGSSYEEGKRIFELQKQQIALVLEAHHAMYFPGLRFLPTKSNKKRHNLDKEIKAALWGIIRKKEQAMLMNKQSSNDDDLLGMLLKCTEQTENDLKIEDVIEECKLFYFAGQETTANLLTWTMIILCMHPNWQEKAREEVLNTCGKKMPDIEDLNRLKIVSMILHEVLRLYPPVTALFRYTRQRINIGGFSVPPGVEITLPLLLLHHDPMYWGSDADEFNPDRFADGVAKASMDQLAFYTFGWGPRICLGQNFAMIEAKMALAMILQNFTFEISASYTHSPITVITLQPQHGAPIILHQTR
- the LOC127899968 gene encoding uncharacterized protein LOC127899968; protein product: MEKTLMTSKQDQWCPPPVGYYKVNVDAAVHAEQQLTGLGVVIRNSQGQVIVAAFKSTKFEDNVTAAKAEAVKWGLEMALEARLAAVIIETDCIEVANLANNETSSRKEIVWTISDIHSYKEKFQSLSMINMSQDVVIGVLTLLLKEL